The nucleotide window GAGCCGCTCCCACACGGAGTTGCGGCGCCGTTCCATGATCGTGCGCAGCCGGTCGGTGAGCGGCCCGGGCAGGGCATTGCGGTCGTCCCGCAAGAGCTCCTCCAGCCGCTCCTCGGCGGCCCGGGAGGCCTCGTTCTGCGCCTGCGCCTCGGCCAGCGTCTCGGCCCGGTCGTCCCGGCCGGGCAGCTTCAGCGCGCGGATCAGCGGCGGCAGCGTCAGCCCCTGGAGGACGAGGGTGGCGATGACGGTGGTGAAGGTCAGGAAGAGCACGAGGTTGCGGGCCGGGAAGGCCCCCGTGCCGTGCCCGGCCATGGGGAGGGAGAACGCGATGGCCAGCGACACCACCCCGCGCATCCCGGCCCAGCCGACGATGACCGGTGCGGTCCAGTTGGTCCCCGGTTCGCGGGCGCGGATCCGGGCCGACAGGACGCGCGGCAGAAAGGTGGCCGGGAAGACCCACACGAAGCGCGCCAGGACCACGACCAAGAACACCGCCACCGCGTACCACAGGGCCTGCGGCCCGCTGAACCGTCCCAGGCCCCGCAGCACCACCGGCAGCTGCAGCCCGATCAGCGCGAAGACGGCGGACTCCAGGATGAAGGAGACCACCTTCCACACCGCCTCCTCCTGGAGCCGGGTCTCGAAGTCGACCTGCCAGGAGCGGTGCCCCAGGTAGAGGCCGACCACGACGACGGCCAGCACCCCGGAGGCGCCGAACTGCTCGGCCGTCGCGTAGGCGACGAACGGGATGAGCAGCGAGAGGGTGTTCTCCAGCAGCGCCGATTCGCGCAGCCGCACCCGCAGCCAGTGCAGCGGCACCATCAGCACGACGCCGATGCCGATGCCGCCCAGGGACGCGACGGCGAACTCTTTGACGCCCTCCCCCCAGGTGGTGGCCGCGCCGAGGGCCGCGGCCAGCGCGACCTTGTACGCGGTGATCGCGGTGGCGTCGTTGACCAGCGACTCGCCCTGCAGAATCGTGGTGATCCGGTGCGGCAGCCCGAGCCGGCGGGCGATGGCGGTGGCTGCGACCGCGTCCGGCGGGGCGACCACGGCGCCCAGGACGAGCGCGGCGGTCAGCGGCAGGTCCGGGATGACGAGATAGGCCGCGTAGCCCACCACCAGCGTGGCGAACAGGACATAGCCGACCGACAGCAGCGCCACCGGCCGCACATTGGCCCGCAGATCCAGATACGAGCTGTCCAGCGCCGCGGTGTGCAGCAAGGGGGGCAGCACCAGCGGCAGCACGATGTGCGGATCGAGGGTGTAGTCCGGCAGGCCCGGGACGGTGGAGGCCGCGAGCCCCGCGGCGACCAGCAGCAGCGGCGCGGGGACGGGTGTGCGGCGCGCCAGTCCGGCGACCGCCGTGCTCCCCGCAACCAGCAACAACAGCGGCATGACAGCCATCGGTCCCGTCCCGTCCCCGTGTCCTGTGCCGGCCGTCCCGGCGATCTAACCTGGCCATCATGAGCGAGTGCACGCATGTTCCCGGACTGCCGCGCGCCGAACCGGCGCCGCTGAGCGCCACCTGCCTGGAGTGCCTGGCCGTCGGCAGCCACCCCGTACAGCTGCGGCTGTGCCTGGTCTGCGGCCATGTCGGCTGTTGCGATTCGTCGCCGTTCCGGCATGCCACCGGGCACTTCGAGGAGACCGGCCATCCCGTGATGCGGACCTTCGAACCGGGCGACTCCTGGCGCTGGTGCTTCGTCGACCAGCAACTGGTGTGAAGAGCCGGACGGCGTCCGTTTAGCCTTCAGACATGATCCGCCAAGCGACCCCCGACGACGTCCCCGTCATCCTGGCCATGATCGGCGAGCTGGCCGCGTACGAGCGCGAGCCCCAGGCCGCCCGGGCCACCGGGCCGCAGCTCGAGGAGGCCCTCTTCGGACCGCAGCCGGCCGCCTTCGCGCTGATCGCGGAGGCCGGCGGCGCCCCGGTCGGCTTCGCCCTGTGGTTCCGGAACTTCTCGACGTGGACGGGCACACACGGTGTCTACCT belongs to Streptomyces sp. NBC_01454 and includes:
- a CDS encoding Na+/H+ antiporter, with the translated sequence MAVMPLLLLVAGSTAVAGLARRTPVPAPLLLVAAGLAASTVPGLPDYTLDPHIVLPLVLPPLLHTAALDSSYLDLRANVRPVALLSVGYVLFATLVVGYAAYLVIPDLPLTAALVLGAVVAPPDAVAATAIARRLGLPHRITTILQGESLVNDATAITAYKVALAAALGAATTWGEGVKEFAVASLGGIGIGVVLMVPLHWLRVRLRESALLENTLSLLIPFVAYATAEQFGASGVLAVVVVGLYLGHRSWQVDFETRLQEEAVWKVVSFILESAVFALIGLQLPVVLRGLGRFSGPQALWYAVAVFLVVVLARFVWVFPATFLPRVLSARIRAREPGTNWTAPVIVGWAGMRGVVSLAIAFSLPMAGHGTGAFPARNLVLFLTFTTVIATLVLQGLTLPPLIRALKLPGRDDRAETLAEAQAQNEASRAAEERLEELLRDDRNALPGPLTDRLRTIMERRRNSVWERLGAVNEATGESADETYRRLAREMIDAERQVFVQLRDARRIDDEMLRTLLRRLDLEEATAYREVAS
- a CDS encoding UBP-type zinc finger domain-containing protein, with protein sequence MSECTHVPGLPRAEPAPLSATCLECLAVGSHPVQLRLCLVCGHVGCCDSSPFRHATGHFEETGHPVMRTFEPGDSWRWCFVDQQLV